A stretch of the Xyrauchen texanus isolate HMW12.3.18 chromosome 20, RBS_HiC_50CHRs, whole genome shotgun sequence genome encodes the following:
- the LOC127660935 gene encoding inhibitor of nuclear factor kappa-B kinase subunit alpha-like, whose translation MEKPPFRQNQVCGSWLMKERLGTGGFGHVYLYQNQETSEKTAVKLCRLELNAKNKDRWSREIQIMKRLKHLNVVTAKDVPEEMLHIALNDLPLLAMEYCSKGDLRKLLSKPENCCGLKESEVLALLNDVGSGIQYLHENKIIHRDLKPENIVLQDISGKLVHKIIDLGYAKDLEQGSLCTSFVGTLQYLAPELFEGKSYTVTVDYWSFGTMIFECCCGFRPFLHNLQPVQWTSKVRNKGPKDIMAVEDMNGEVRFSTHLPYPNNLSRTLLEPLEGLLQLMLKWDPVQRGGGMNPDTKQPQCFSLLDQILYMKVVHILNMTTTQVHSFLLKQDEGFHSLQQSIEAETKIELLSQELLQETGVMLDPRKPAAQCVLDGVRGWDSYIVYLFDKSLTKYSGPLTARTLPESVNFIVRETKTQLPLSALKKVWGEAVSYICGLREDYSRLFQGQRAAMLSLLRYNTNLTRYKNMMFSFSQQLKAKLDFFKSSIHYDLEKYSDQMQYGISSEKMLKAWQDNEEKAAAFAQVAEIGHLDEEIMALHSEIVELQRSPYARRQGDVMEQLQERAIELYRQMKVKCKMPDPQHGYSDSSDMVKVIVQTVQNQDRVLRDLYAHLSKIILSKQKIIDLFPKIEKTLESIKEADSTVMQMQIKRQREFWHLLKIACAQNVTRSPVSQSGEMPSSLSTWNQSQAQCSSRLPMSLQVPHEGESVNHLLEENQRYLSQLTGLLQETTEEKSESIMVQDWSWTKYESLVAKSQRL comes from the exons ATGGAGAAGCCTCCTTTTCGACAAAATCAGGTGTGCGGTTCTTGGCTAATGAAGGAGAGGCTGGGAACAGGAGGATTTGGCCATGTCTACCTGTATCAGAATCAG GAAACCTCTGAAAAAACAGCTGTGAAGCTCTGCCGACTTGAACTCAATGCAAAAAACAAAGACAGATGGAGTCGAGAGATCCAGATTATGAAAAG GCTAAAGCACCTTAATGTGGTGACAGCAAAGGATGTGCCTGAGGAGATGTTGCACATTGCCTTGAATGATTTACCACTTTTAGCCATGGAATACTGTTCTAAGGGAGACCTGCGAAAG TTGCTAAGTAAACCTGAAAATTGCTGTGGATTGAAAGAGAGTGAGGTGTTGGCTTTACTCAATGATGTTG GTTCTGGAATCCAATACCTCCATGAGAATAAGATAATTCACAGAGATCTGAAGCCAGAGAATATTGTGTTGCAAGATATCAGTGGAAAG CTTGTCCACAAAATAATAGACCTTGGCTATGCCAAAGACCTGGAACAGGGGAGCTTATGCACTTCATTTGTGGGGACTTTACAGTATCTG GCTCCCGAGCTATTTGAAGGCAAGTCATACACTGTCACTGTCGACTATTGGAGCTTCGGCACCATGATCTTTGAGTGCTGCTGTGGATTTCGGCCATTTCTTCACAACCTCCAGCCTGTGCAGTG GACAAGCAAAGTGCGAAACAAAGGTCCTAAGGACATAATGGCTGTGGAAGATATGAATGGAGAGGTTCGATTTTCCACCCACCTTCCATACCCCAACAATCTGAGCAG GACACTACTGGAGCCTTTGGAGGGGCTGCTACAGCTCATGCTGAAGTGGGACCCAGTACAGAGGGGAGGAGGAATGAATCCAGACACAAAACAGCCCCAGTGCTTCTCTCTTCTTGATCAAATACTGTACATGAAG GTTGTGCACATCTTGAACATGACTACGACCCAGGTTCACTCATTTCTGCTTAAGCAAGATGAAGGGTTCCATTCCCTGCAGCAGAGTATTGAGGCCGAGACCAAAATCGAACTTTTGAGTCAAGAACTTCTGCAGGAAACAGGAGTTATGTTAGATCCCAGGAAGCCTGCTGCACAATGTGTACTCGATGGAGTA AGAGGATGGGACAGCTACATTGTATATCTGTTTGACAAGAGCTTGACCAAGTACTCTGGACCTCTCACGGCTAGAACTCTCCCTGAGAGTGTGAACTTTATtg TGCGGGAAACCAAAACTCAGCTTCCGTTGAGTGCCCTCAAAAAGGTTTGGGGTGAGGCAGTTAGCTACATATGTGGCCTCAGAGAGGACTACAGCCGCCTTTTCCAGGGCCAACGTGCAGCCAT gtTGAGCCTTCTCCGCTACAACACCAATCTTACAAGATACAAGAACATGATGTTTTCCTTTTCCCAGCAGTTGAAAGCTAAACTTGATTTTTTTAAGAGCAGCATCCATTATGATTTGGAGAAATACAGTGATCAGATGCAGTATGGCATAT CCTCTGAAAAGATGCTGAAGGCTTGGCAGGACAATGAAGAGAAAGCTGCTGCATTTGCACAG GTGGCAGAGATTGGTCACCTAGATGAGGAAATTATGGCTTTGCACTCAGAAATTGTTGAGCTCCAGAGAAGTCCTTATGCTCGTCGTCAAGGAGATGTTATGGAGCAACT GCAGGAGAGAGCAATTGAACTCTACAGACAGATGAAGGTTAAATGCAAAA TGCCAGACCCCCAGCATGGCTACAGTGACAGCTCTGACATGGTGAAGGTCATTGTACAGACTGTCCAGAATCAAGATAGGGTGTTGAGGGATCTATACGCACACCTCAG TAaaattattttgagtaagcaGAAGATTATTGACCTGTTCCCTAAAATTGAGAAGACACTGGAGAGTATAAAGGAGGCAGACAGCACTGTCATGCAGATGCAGatcaagagacagagagagttctGGCACTTACTGAAGATCGCCTGT GCACAAAACGTCACACGAAGCCCTGTGAGCCAGAGTGGGGAGATGCCCTCCTCTCTGTCAACATGGAACCAGTCTCAAGCTCAGTGTTCCTCTCGCCTACCCATGTCACTGCAAGTGCCACACGAGGG TGAATCAGTCAACCATTTACTCGAGGAGAACCAGCGCTACTTGAGCCAGCTTACAGGTTTACTGCAAGAAACAACTGAGGAGAAATCGGAAAGCATAATG GTTCAAGACTGGAGCTGGACCAAATATGAATCCCTGGTTGCTAAATCACAGCGTTTGTGA
- the LOC127660296 gene encoding calcium homeostasis modulator protein 2-like, protein MASVVSEYFKFIALFFKSKDVMIFNGLIGLGTVAGQTAYNIFAFNCPCSPQKNYLYGLAAIGVPALALFIVGVMLNQNTWDIVSECRTRKCRKFSLTAAFALLGSVVGRAVVAPITWTVISLLRGEAYVCALSEFIDPSSLDKFPPTTQAPEIMSRFPCKDLPAPLMVYSGEVERQLKYESQLLGWLLVGLISLCLFLLLCLKNCCSPLGYRQEAYWDQYRSNEQALFQRTAELHAKIHAAECVKSFFGFVALENQEKELIADCKDAKTAIPRLEWNRITGVYMYRENNNTPMYSRLDKWAMYEKDNSCLAIEN, encoded by the exons ATGGCGTCAGTTGTCTCAGAATATTTCAAATTTATTGCACTCTTCTTCAAGAGCAAAGATGTCATGATCTTCAATGGCCTAATAGGTCTAGGGACAGTGGCCGGTCAGACAGCATacaacatttttgcttttaactgTCCCTGTTCACCACAGAAGAATTACCTTTACGGCTTGGCTGCAATTGGTGTACCAGCTCTGGCTCTCTTTATCGTTGGGGTGATGCTGAATCAAAATACCTGGGACATTGTGTCAGAGTGCCGCACCAGAAAATGCCGGAAATTCTCACTGACTGCTGCCTTTGCTCTACTAGGCTCCGTTGTGGGAAGAGCAGTGGTCGCCCCAATCACCTGGACTGTGATTTCCCTCCTGAGAGGGGAGGCATATGTCTGTGCCTTAAGTGAGTTTATAGACCCCTCTTCTTTGGACAAATTCCCTCCAACTACACAGGCCCCAGAAATCATGTCCCGGTTTCCATGTAAGGATTTACCTGCTCCACTGATGGTTTATTCTGGAGAGGTTGAACGCCAGTTAAAGTATGAATCCCAG CTGTTAGGCTGGCTACTGGTAGGCCTTATCTCCCTCTGCCTCTTTTTGCTCCTCTGCTTGAAAAACTGCTGCTCTCCTCTGGGCTATCGTCAGGAGGCATACTGGGACCAGTACCGTTCCAATGAACAAGCTCTTTTCCAGCGTACTGCTGAGCTACATGCTAAAATCCATGCTGCTGAGTGCGTGAAGAGCTTCTTTGGATTTGTTGCCTTGGAAAATCAGGAAAAGGAGCTTATAGCTGACTGTAAGGATGCTAAGACCGCCATTCCCAGGCTGGAGTGGAACCGTATCACAGGGGTTTACATGTACAGAGAGAACAATAACACTCCCATGTACAGCCGCTTAGACAAATGGGCCATGTACGAAAAGGACAACAGCTGTTTGGCAATTGAAAACTAA
- the si:dkey-51a16.9 gene encoding RING finger protein 122 isoform X2: MSTDTSDRLPLNVYVIILGIGLFIFMLSMIFCCYLFRLRRQGTQEQYGYNEVVLKGPGKKLSLLGQTCAVCLDEFQSRDELGVCPCSHAFHKKCLVKWLEIRSVCPMCNKSICRLQPDPPQGAEGHQNPLEV, from the exons ATGTCCACAGATACCAGCGATCGTCTTCCACTCAATGTATATGTCATCATCCTTGGGATAGGCCTCTTCATCTTCATGTTGAGCATGATCTTCTGTTGCTACCTGTTCAG ATTGAGGCGACAGGGCACACAGGAACAATATGGATATAATGAg GTTGTTTTAAAAGGTCCAGGGAAAAAGCTGAGTCTTCTTGGA CAAACCTGTGCCGTTTGCCTGGATGAGTTTCAGAGCAGAGATGAACTCGGGGTTTGCCCTTGTTCACATGCTTTTCATAAGAA GTGTTTGGTGAAGTGGCTGGAAATTCGCAGTGTCTGCCCCATGTGCAACAAGTCCATCTGCAGGCTCCAGCCAGATCCTCCACAGGGGGCCGAGGGGCACCAGAACCCCCTGGAAGTGTGA
- the calhm3 gene encoding calcium homeostasis modulator protein 3: MDRFKLVLQYFQSNSESISNGICIILSLISVKLYTSFDFNCPCLPQYNKMYAMGVMFVPPIILFCLGVLVNRHTGVLMEEWVRPIGKRTKNPAVVKFLLSSMLQRALLAPMVWILMTLLDGKCLICAFSMNVDPKHFTGIPNSTGLELIKIMAKVPCKEDVIFKNSSFRKAVSRYVRCYSQAIGWSVLLILIFLGAVGRITKPCFNHATFLQTRYWSNYLDMEQKLFDETCVLHARDFARKCVLQFFESMREDSTLRLPLSSALGPGTMQKEYEEEEEERLHGITRHDQVDNLLQTWYQCKPELNVTRMAYKPKVCITWEDRNGKALFSEV, translated from the exons ATGGATCGTTTTAAGTTGGTTCTGCAGTATTTCCAGTCAAATTCCGAGTCCATCTCCAATGGTATCTGTATAATATTGTCCTTGATAAGCGTCAAGCTATACACAAGTTTTGATTTCAATTGCCCCTGTTTGCCGCAATACAACAAGATGTACGCAATGGGGGTCATGTTCGTACCGCCAATTATATTGTTCTGTTTGGGAGTATTAGTTAATCGTCATACAGGGGTGTTGATGGAAGAATGGGTCAGACCCATTGGGAAGAGGACAAAGAATCCGGCAGTGGTTAA aTTTCTGCTTTCATCAATGTTACAACGGGCCCTTCTGGCTCCCATGGTCTGGATCCTAATGACACTCCTGGATGGAAAATGTTTAATCTGCGCGTTCAGTATGAATGTTGACCCCAAACATTTTACTGGCATCCCCAACAGCACTGGCCTGGAACTGATAAAGATCATGGCTAAGGTGCCCTGCAAAGAAGATGTTATCTTCAAGAACAGCAGTTTTCGGAAAGCTGTGTCACGATATGTGCGTTGTTACTCCCAA GCAATAGGCTGGTCAGTCCTTCTCATCCTTATTTTTTTGGGTGCTGTGGGTCGAATCACGAAGCCTTGCTTCAATCACGCCACTTTCCTGCAGACCCGTTACTGGAGCAATTACCTGGACATGGAGCAGAAACTCTTTGATGAGACCTGTGTCCTCCATGCCAGAGACTTTGCCAGAAAATGTGTGCTGCAGTTCTTTGAGAGCATGCGAGAAGATTCCACTCTGAGACTGCCCCTCTCGAGTGCACTCGGACCTGGCACAATGCAGAAGGAATatgaagaggaagaagaagagcGTCTGCATGGTATAACGAGACACGATCAAGTGGATAATTTGCTACAAACCTGGTACCAGTGCAAACCAGAACTGAATGTGACCAGGATGGCCTATAAACCCAAAGTGTGCATCACTTGGGAAGATCGCAATGGaaaagcattattctctgaagTGTGA
- the si:dkey-51a16.9 gene encoding RING finger protein 122 isoform X1, producing MFLSQRILTLSLLSPYKRGCLCDPDLQIPDKFCKMSTDTSDRLPLNVYVIILGIGLFIFMLSMIFCCYLFRLRRQGTQEQYGYNEVVLKGPGKKLSLLGQTCAVCLDEFQSRDELGVCPCSHAFHKKCLVKWLEIRSVCPMCNKSICRLQPDPPQGAEGHQNPLEV from the exons atgtttttatccCAAAGAATTCTCACCCTTTCATTATTGTCACCCTACAAGAGAG GATGCCTGTGTGATCCAGACTTACAGATTCCAGACAAGTTCTGCAAAATGTCCACAGATACCAGCGATCGTCTTCCACTCAATGTATATGTCATCATCCTTGGGATAGGCCTCTTCATCTTCATGTTGAGCATGATCTTCTGTTGCTACCTGTTCAG ATTGAGGCGACAGGGCACACAGGAACAATATGGATATAATGAg GTTGTTTTAAAAGGTCCAGGGAAAAAGCTGAGTCTTCTTGGA CAAACCTGTGCCGTTTGCCTGGATGAGTTTCAGAGCAGAGATGAACTCGGGGTTTGCCCTTGTTCACATGCTTTTCATAAGAA GTGTTTGGTGAAGTGGCTGGAAATTCGCAGTGTCTGCCCCATGTGCAACAAGTCCATCTGCAGGCTCCAGCCAGATCCTCCACAGGGGGCCGAGGGGCACCAGAACCCCCTGGAAGTGTGA